In the genome of Desulfofarcimen acetoxidans DSM 771, one region contains:
- a CDS encoding protein-export chaperone SecB has translation MDNQLVSVFKFIDYKVDYINFKLNSGFTFEEPIDIDFDLRVEMAFNSEKPKGKITINAIVFDNAEENRFPFFLDIAVTGLFAGEDGMPIEEFRKYCETSGTAAMFPFLRSAIADITRTANIESLILPIINIRNLMKKDVESKT, from the coding sequence ATGGACAATCAGTTAGTTAGTGTTTTTAAGTTTATTGATTATAAAGTTGATTATATTAATTTTAAATTAAATTCTGGTTTTACATTTGAAGAGCCTATAGATATTGATTTTGATTTGCGAGTTGAGATGGCATTTAATAGTGAAAAACCTAAAGGAAAAATAACTATAAATGCGATTGTTTTTGACAATGCGGAGGAAAATAGGTTCCCTTTTTTTTTAGATATTGCAGTTACTGGACTATTTGCAGGCGAAGACGGCATGCCTATTGAAGAGTTTAGAAAATATTGTGAGACAAGTGGAACGGCCGCAATGTTTCCATTCCTAAGATCAGCAATTGCTGATATCACCCGAACTGCTAATATAGAGTCATTGATATTACCTATAATTAATATTCGTAATTTAATGAAGAAAGACGTGGAATCTAAGACCTAA
- a CDS encoding Uma2 family endonuclease translates to MQETLYTYDDYLKLDDDNRYEIIGGKLIMVPSPKSKHQIISLELASTLLDYVRKNKLGRVITAPMDVVLSHTEKPQPDILFISKDRLNIITENNIQGTPDLLIEILSPSTAIYDRTEKSKIYYKYGVKEYWIVDPDIKCIEIFVPGEMNWNLFGAFNINDILVSPLLSGLEINMKELFDI, encoded by the coding sequence ATGCAAGAAACACTGTACACTTACGACGATTACTTAAAATTGGACGACGATAACCGATATGAGATAATCGGGGGTAAGTTGATTATGGTACCTTCTCCAAAGTCTAAACATCAAATAATTAGTTTAGAATTAGCGTCTACACTGCTGGATTATGTACGAAAAAATAAATTAGGCAGAGTTATTACCGCCCCGATGGATGTTGTTTTGTCTCACACTGAAAAACCACAGCCGGACATTTTATTTATTTCAAAGGATAGGCTGAACATTATTACTGAAAATAATATTCAAGGCACACCGGATTTGCTGATTGAGATACTTTCACCGTCAACTGCCATATATGACCGTACAGAAAAAAGCAAGATATATTACAAATATGGGGTCAAGGAGTATTGGATTGTTGACCCGGATATTAAATGCATAGAAATTTTTGTACCGGGAGAAATGAACTGGAACCTATTTGGAGCATTTAACATAAATGATATTTTGGTATCGCCACTCTTATCAGGTCTGGAGATTAATATGAAGGAATTGTTCGACATATGA
- a CDS encoding DUF1848 domain-containing protein: MLPLKKLKAGGGGNLTAGIARKKYRKGNCGQGEKNMILSASRRTDIPCFYSDWFMNRIRAGYVLTRNPMNHAQLSRIPLSPEIVDCIVFWTKDAKNIMPHLGVLDGMGYKYCFQFTLTPYNRSLERNLRGKAEIEDTFIALSKQIGKKQIIWRYDPIILNSTLDIAYHRAQFERMCDKLADYTETLIISFVDIYTKLKTNLIREITPDEIIKLSKFIGKTAKAYGLSVVACCEKDSLIQYGIEKASCIDKIMLEKVCGCKLNILPDKNQRPGCGCMESVDIGAYNTCLNGCVYCYANGNPAVIERRYNSHNPQNELIIGTVADKEKIMERKVKSHR; encoded by the coding sequence ATGCTGCCTTTGAAGAAATTAAAGGCTGGCGGAGGAGGAAACCTGACCGCCGGTATCGCAAGAAAAAAATACCGGAAAGGAAATTGTGGACAGGGAGAAAAAAACATGATTCTCTCCGCCTCGCGAAGAACAGACATACCGTGTTTTTATTCCGACTGGTTCATGAACCGAATCAGAGCCGGATATGTCTTAACACGCAATCCTATGAATCACGCGCAGCTTTCGCGTATACCCCTCTCGCCCGAAATCGTTGACTGCATCGTCTTCTGGACGAAGGACGCAAAAAACATTATGCCGCACCTCGGTGTGCTTGATGGCATGGGTTATAAATACTGTTTTCAGTTTACACTGACACCGTATAACCGCTCACTTGAGCGAAATCTGCGCGGCAAAGCCGAAATTGAGGATACCTTCATTGCACTGTCAAAGCAAATAGGCAAAAAACAAATTATATGGCGTTATGATCCGATAATACTCAACAGCACGCTGGATATTGCATACCATAGGGCGCAGTTTGAGCGGATGTGCGACAAACTTGCGGACTATACAGAAACATTGATAATCAGCTTTGTTGACATTTATACTAAGTTGAAAACAAATTTAATTCGCGAAATTACTCCAGATGAAATCATCAAATTGAGCAAATTCATTGGCAAAACTGCAAAAGCCTATGGATTGAGCGTTGTTGCCTGCTGTGAGAAAGACAGTCTTATACAATACGGCATAGAAAAAGCGAGCTGTATTGATAAAATAATGCTCGAAAAAGTCTGCGGGTGCAAACTTAACATTTTGCCTGACAAAAATCAACGCCCCGGTTGCGGGTGTATGGAGAGCGTTGATATCGGTGCATACAACACATGCTTAAACGGCTGTGTGTACTGCTACGCAAATGGCAATCCTGCCGTTATTGAGCGTCGGTATAATTCGCACAATCCTCAAAATGAACTGATAATCGGTACGGTTGCTGACAAGGAAAAGATTATGGAAAGAAAGGTTAAATCGCACAGGTGA
- a CDS encoding helix-turn-helix transcriptional regulator, translating into MSKEEVSLTPEEVSGILKIAKNTVYELIKRGELPAYRVGRKIRVDLKDVENYKKQGKINELLSESHIPQHQKITGNLAAKKGFFTDEIIPASQELVVCGQDVLLDILARYLDRHPNGARSFRHHVGSFPGLLALYQGKAHLAAIHLWDGEKDIYNIPYVRHLMPGTPAVIIHLACRMQGFYVARNNPKHIKDWHDLIRTDIVFINRERGSGTRVLLDEHLHRLKLDRQLINGYDKEDYSHLAMASAVARGEADLALGNEKVSLQVRGIDFIPLQKERYEMVIRKENMEKPLFQAVLEIIRSSEFKSELQGLGDYDLNETGLIVAEV; encoded by the coding sequence TTGAGCAAAGAAGAAGTTTCCCTAACCCCCGAAGAAGTCTCAGGCATATTAAAAATTGCAAAAAATACCGTATATGAGTTGATTAAACGAGGCGAACTTCCTGCTTACCGGGTGGGAAGAAAAATTAGAGTGGATTTAAAGGATGTTGAAAATTATAAAAAGCAGGGTAAAATAAATGAATTGCTGTCAGAAAGTCATATCCCGCAACATCAAAAAATTACCGGCAATCTAGCAGCTAAAAAGGGGTTTTTCACCGATGAAATTATTCCTGCATCTCAAGAGTTAGTCGTGTGCGGTCAAGATGTGCTTCTTGATATTTTAGCCCGTTACCTGGATCGCCACCCCAATGGAGCACGCAGTTTCCGTCATCATGTAGGAAGTTTTCCCGGTCTTTTAGCTCTCTATCAGGGTAAGGCTCATTTAGCCGCAATACATCTATGGGATGGTGAAAAAGATATTTATAATATTCCTTATGTGCGTCATTTAATGCCTGGCACACCGGCGGTAATAATTCACTTAGCTTGTCGCATGCAAGGTTTTTATGTAGCTCGAAACAATCCCAAACATATTAAAGATTGGCATGATTTAATTCGAACAGATATAGTTTTTATCAACAGAGAAAGAGGCAGCGGCACAAGAGTTCTTTTAGACGAACATCTTCACAGGTTGAAATTGGACAGGCAATTAATTAACGGTTATGATAAAGAAGATTATTCCCATTTGGCCATGGCTAGTGCTGTTGCCAGAGGCGAAGCTGATTTGGCTTTAGGTAACGAAAAAGTATCATTACAGGTAAGGGGTATTGATTTTATTCCTTTACAAAAGGAACGTTATGAAATGGTCATAAGAAAAGAAAACATGGAAAAACCCCTGTTTCAAGCAGTCCTTGAGATAATCAGATCCTCTGAATTTAAATCAGAACTACAGGGGTTGGGTGACTATGACTTAAACGAAACCGGGCTTATTGTGGCAGAAGTATAA
- a CDS encoding CidA/LrgA family protein, translated as MKDFFLGFSILIWLQLLGEVLVSVLYLPLPGTLIGMLMVTFFLSTGILADGRVKEAVQILLEHMPLFFIPLTVGIVGVWSLVRDQLAQLILLVGVSTFIVLFITGHMTQYFIRVQDKKSFKEGR; from the coding sequence GTGAAAGACTTTTTTTTGGGTTTTAGTATTTTAATTTGGCTTCAGCTTTTGGGAGAAGTTTTGGTGTCTGTATTATATCTTCCGCTGCCAGGTACTTTGATAGGAATGCTTATGGTAACATTTTTTTTATCCACAGGGATATTAGCTGATGGCAGGGTTAAAGAGGCGGTTCAAATACTTCTGGAACACATGCCACTTTTTTTTATTCCTTTGACTGTAGGAATTGTAGGGGTTTGGAGTTTGGTTAGGGATCAGCTGGCTCAATTGATACTGTTGGTGGGAGTAAGTACATTTATTGTTCTTTTTATTACAGGACATATGACACAATATTTTATCCGTGTTCAGGATAAAAAATCTTTTAAAGAAGGCCGATGA
- a CDS encoding LrgB family protein has product MDKFFISPLFLVGLTLACYFVSLSFYKKYRLLLFHPVPLSSLIIILFLYNRGINYITYEKATGFISFFLGPATLALGYNLYRDFSMIRRRVWPILLGSFCGAIAGVFSVYILGKLLCINQSIIFSFLPKSTTTPIALAIATKYGGIGSLTVAAVVVTGILGALIGPEFLTLTGIRDNTARGLAMGSAAHAIGTSRALQENSEQGSLAGLAIILCGLFTALIISMINIFKEYIF; this is encoded by the coding sequence ATGGATAAATTTTTTATTTCTCCACTGTTTCTTGTGGGGTTAACACTAGCCTGCTATTTTGTCTCACTTTCTTTTTATAAAAAATATAGGCTGCTCTTATTTCACCCGGTACCTTTGTCATCATTAATAATTATTCTTTTCTTGTATAATAGAGGGATAAATTATATTACCTATGAAAAAGCAACAGGGTTTATTTCATTTTTTTTGGGACCTGCTACACTGGCTTTAGGTTATAATTTATACCGGGATTTTTCCATGATTCGGCGTAGAGTATGGCCCATTTTATTGGGTTCCTTTTGCGGAGCCATTGCGGGTGTTTTTTCCGTATATATTCTGGGCAAGCTGCTCTGTATTAATCAATCAATTATCTTTTCTTTTTTGCCTAAATCAACCACTACACCAATAGCTCTGGCTATTGCCACTAAATACGGGGGTATCGGCTCGTTAACGGTTGCTGCTGTTGTTGTAACCGGTATTTTGGGAGCCCTGATTGGCCCGGAATTTCTTACTCTAACCGGTATTAGGGATAATACTGCCAGAGGGCTGGCTATGGGCAGCGCTGCCCATGCCATAGGAACCAGCCGGGCTCTCCAGGAAAACAGCGAACAGGGCTCCCTGGCTGGTTTGGCAATTATTCTTTGCGGACTTTTTACAGCTTTGATTATCAGTATGATTAATATATTTAAAGAGTACATATTTTAA
- a CDS encoding Lrp/AsnC family transcriptional regulator, with protein MQPLDSIDLAIVKTLQENARSSYQDIATQVGVSRVTINERIRKLIENGVIEGFHARINAQRIGYQVTAIVGLTTVQGCEAYRTTKELQQIVEVEEVHVVTGRYDYLVKVRAQDNEDLLHILFNKIDQVYGFQRAETMMVLSSPIEKCGIDIQQILNNSQAVIKE; from the coding sequence ATGCAACCTCTAGACAGCATTGATTTAGCTATTGTAAAAACCCTGCAAGAGAATGCCCGCTCCTCCTATCAAGATATAGCCACCCAGGTTGGTGTGTCACGGGTGACCATTAACGAAAGGATTCGCAAACTAATTGAAAATGGTGTTATCGAAGGCTTTCACGCTAGGATTAATGCTCAACGCATTGGATATCAAGTAACTGCTATTGTAGGCTTAACCACCGTTCAGGGCTGTGAGGCCTACCGTACCACCAAAGAATTACAGCAAATTGTTGAAGTGGAAGAAGTGCATGTTGTAACCGGACGCTACGATTATCTTGTTAAAGTAAGAGCACAGGACAATGAAGATCTCCTGCATATTCTTTTTAATAAAATCGACCAGGTATATGGCTTTCAACGGGCTGAGACTATGATGGTTCTCTCTTCACCTATAGAAAAGTGTGGTATAGATATACAACAAATACTTAATAATTCCCAAGCAGTGATTAAAGAATAA
- a CDS encoding uroporphyrinogen decarboxylase family protein, which produces MKINMDKWAGDIIEDEKVKNLPILFFPCLPTINKGVIEVINNAEAHYENMKNVIAEFPAMIGAMTGMDLTSEAETFGCGVSFSDTEAPHITGEIVFDRASAESLQVPSVNDGRGPVFVKAAGLAAQNITDRPTFGGMLGPYSLAGVLMGIERALKATIKDGQTVHIVLEKCTCYLIAYAKAFKEAGANGILIAEPTAGLLPPKHCDEFSSKYVKEIVDAVQDEGFFVVLHNCGNTKKLVDSMVSTGAKGYHFGNAVQMVDVISQIPPKYLVFGNIDPARVLNEGTEELIKETTKDLLEKMKPYKHFVLSSGCDLPMEVPIANLKSFFVALEEFNNGE; this is translated from the coding sequence TTGAAAATAAATATGGATAAATGGGCCGGGGATATTATTGAGGATGAAAAAGTTAAGAACTTGCCTATACTGTTTTTTCCCTGTCTTCCTACAATAAATAAAGGAGTTATTGAGGTAATCAATAATGCCGAGGCTCATTATGAAAACATGAAAAATGTTATAGCGGAATTTCCAGCCATGATTGGTGCTATGACTGGTATGGATTTAACCTCTGAAGCTGAAACCTTTGGGTGTGGGGTTAGTTTTTCGGATACTGAGGCACCACATATTACCGGGGAAATTGTCTTTGACAGAGCTTCTGCAGAAAGTTTGCAAGTACCTTCCGTAAATGACGGGCGAGGACCGGTTTTTGTGAAGGCTGCCGGATTGGCGGCACAGAATATTACAGACCGCCCCACCTTTGGGGGCATGCTGGGACCTTATTCCCTGGCGGGAGTTTTGATGGGAATTGAGCGTGCCCTTAAAGCAACTATAAAGGATGGCCAAACAGTTCACATAGTGCTGGAAAAATGCACCTGTTACCTGATAGCTTATGCCAAAGCGTTTAAAGAAGCGGGAGCCAACGGCATATTGATAGCTGAACCGACAGCAGGTCTTTTGCCGCCTAAGCATTGTGATGAGTTTTCCTCTAAGTATGTAAAAGAAATTGTCGATGCGGTTCAAGATGAAGGTTTTTTTGTTGTTCTGCATAACTGCGGCAATACAAAAAAACTAGTTGATTCCATGGTTAGCACAGGCGCTAAAGGTTATCATTTCGGCAACGCAGTGCAAATGGTTGATGTTATTTCACAAATTCCACCAAAGTACCTGGTATTCGGCAATATAGATCCGGCCAGGGTACTAAATGAAGGAACAGAGGAACTTATTAAGGAGACTACAAAAGATTTATTAGAAAAAATGAAACCTTACAAACATTTTGTTTTATCATCAGGCTGTGATCTTCCTATGGAAGTGCCCATAGCTAACCTAAAAAGCTTTTTTGTAGCCCTGGAGGAATTTAATAATGGAGAATAG
- a CDS encoding corrinoid protein, which yields MSRSEILEKLKRSIAETDSDLAAEAANEAVAAGIEPTVAVNDGLSKGMKVIGDLFDEGEVFVPQLLLAAEAFETAMGIIFGEMSEEEKSSASQGKVLIHTVQGDIHDIGKNIVKTMMSAAGFEVIDLGRDVAVEEVIKQAKQHKVDIIAGSALMTTTMPAQRDIVSLLKEEGIRDQFKIMFGGAPVSAEWVTKIGADAYADTASGAVEQALALMAEKRSG from the coding sequence GTGAGTCGGAGTGAGATTTTAGAAAAACTTAAAAGATCAATTGCAGAAACAGACAGCGATCTGGCGGCAGAAGCGGCTAATGAGGCGGTAGCTGCCGGAATTGAACCGACAGTGGCAGTAAATGATGGTTTGTCCAAAGGAATGAAGGTTATCGGCGATCTTTTTGATGAAGGAGAGGTTTTTGTTCCACAGTTATTGCTTGCCGCCGAAGCTTTTGAAACAGCCATGGGTATAATATTCGGTGAAATGTCTGAAGAGGAAAAAAGCAGTGCCTCTCAAGGCAAAGTGCTGATACATACCGTACAGGGGGATATACATGATATTGGTAAGAATATTGTTAAAACTATGATGTCCGCCGCCGGTTTCGAAGTAATTGACCTGGGTCGGGATGTGGCTGTGGAAGAAGTGATTAAACAGGCCAAGCAGCATAAGGTAGATATTATTGCCGGGTCGGCTCTTATGACTACCACTATGCCCGCTCAGAGGGATATCGTCAGCCTGCTGAAAGAAGAAGGTATTCGTGATCAATTTAAAATCATGTTTGGCGGGGCGCCTGTCTCTGCTGAATGGGTAACTAAAATTGGAGCGGACGCATATGCAGATACTGCCTCCGGTGCTGTTGAGCAGGCACTGGCCTTAATGGCAGAGAAAAGGAGTGGATAA
- a CDS encoding ASKHA domain-containing protein, which translates to MKYNVVFQPSGRRGMVVEGISLLQASRDLGADIEGPCGGTGKCGKCKVKIEEGYFEKYSITSQSSNLLPLTEQEKAVLTPDEQLDHYRLACCAIIQGDVLVFVPEQSSQAKQVILESSRGRSANLNPAVKKYYIEMKKATLDDYRDDYMRLKNALIENYSHLKDEFSVDYKVLLTLPNVLRESGWKVTVTLWNERNVIAVEPGRVEEAYGIAVDIGTTTIAAYLCDLNTGMLLKRDSLMNSQVRYGDDVISRISYCMMNEDGLARLHNLIIEDINKLIERMAEAAHVNCENIYELVLVFNTAMHHITLNIDPRYMGSSPFVSVIREPVDIKARELGIKIAEGGNVHCLPVEAGFVGADNVSVLIAEEPYKQDKMMLLIDIGTNGEINLGNRDCIMSTSCATGPALEGAQIKHGMRAAPGAIEGVKIDRHSFEPECKVIGGGVNSSSQTGYIKGICGSGIIDAVACLFKAGIILPDGSFNKKLDIPRLRRSSEGKMEYVLVWAAETSAGQDITITQKDVRAVQLAKAALYAGAKILMQKRDVNKLDGVVLAGAFGSYINKESALLIGMFPDCALENVIAVGNAAGEGARLALLDKDKRLEAKEAASFVKFVETAAEADFQKHFFEAMYFPHAKDSFPHMQNILDGEEK; encoded by the coding sequence ATGAAATATAACGTTGTTTTTCAACCGTCGGGACGCCGGGGTATGGTGGTTGAGGGTATAAGCCTCCTTCAGGCTTCCCGGGATCTGGGCGCCGATATCGAAGGACCCTGCGGCGGTACCGGAAAATGCGGCAAGTGCAAGGTAAAAATTGAGGAAGGCTATTTTGAGAAGTACAGTATAACTTCACAAAGCTCAAATCTTTTGCCGTTGACCGAGCAGGAAAAGGCCGTGCTCACACCTGATGAGCAGCTTGATCATTATAGATTAGCCTGCTGTGCAATAATTCAAGGAGATGTCCTGGTCTTTGTTCCCGAGCAAAGCAGCCAGGCCAAACAAGTAATTTTGGAAAGTTCGCGGGGTAGAAGCGCCAATTTAAATCCTGCCGTAAAAAAATATTATATAGAGATGAAAAAGGCGACTCTGGATGATTACAGGGATGATTATATGCGGCTTAAAAATGCTTTAATAGAAAATTACAGTCACTTGAAGGATGAATTTTCTGTAGATTACAAGGTTTTGTTAACATTGCCGAATGTTTTGAGAGAAAGCGGTTGGAAGGTAACTGTCACCCTGTGGAATGAGAGAAATGTAATTGCTGTGGAGCCGGGGCGGGTGGAAGAAGCTTACGGTATTGCTGTTGATATTGGAACAACCACTATAGCTGCTTATCTTTGTGATTTAAACACGGGCATGCTTTTAAAACGTGACTCGCTGATGAATTCCCAGGTTCGCTATGGCGATGATGTAATCTCGCGTATATCCTATTGCATGATGAATGAGGATGGTTTGGCCAGACTGCACAATCTGATTATTGAAGATATAAACAAGCTGATAGAACGAATGGCGGAAGCCGCGCATGTTAATTGTGAAAATATATATGAATTGGTTCTTGTTTTTAACACCGCCATGCATCACATAACCTTAAATATCGATCCGAGATATATGGGGAGTTCCCCTTTTGTGTCTGTTATAAGAGAGCCTGTAGATATTAAAGCAAGAGAATTGGGTATAAAAATTGCCGAAGGCGGTAATGTTCACTGTCTCCCGGTTGAGGCCGGTTTTGTTGGGGCTGATAATGTTTCCGTACTAATTGCTGAAGAGCCGTATAAACAGGATAAAATGATGCTTCTTATAGACATAGGGACCAATGGTGAAATTAATCTTGGTAATAGAGATTGTATAATGTCGACCTCGTGCGCTACCGGGCCTGCTCTGGAGGGAGCTCAAATAAAACATGGCATGAGGGCTGCTCCCGGCGCAATAGAAGGGGTTAAGATTGACCGGCATTCTTTTGAGCCTGAATGCAAAGTTATTGGGGGGGGAGTTAATAGCAGCTCACAGACGGGATATATAAAAGGTATTTGTGGTTCGGGTATTATTGATGCAGTTGCCTGTTTGTTTAAAGCAGGTATTATCCTGCCGGACGGTAGTTTCAATAAAAAGCTTGATATTCCGAGGCTGCGCCGGAGTTCAGAAGGGAAAATGGAGTATGTGCTGGTCTGGGCCGCCGAGACATCTGCCGGACAGGACATAACGATAACACAAAAAGATGTTCGTGCGGTTCAATTGGCTAAAGCCGCTTTATATGCAGGAGCAAAAATTCTTATGCAAAAAAGGGATGTCAATAAACTGGATGGTGTTGTTTTGGCCGGAGCCTTTGGCAGTTATATAAATAAGGAAAGTGCTCTGCTGATTGGCATGTTTCCTGATTGTGCTTTAGAAAATGTTATTGCTGTTGGTAACGCCGCGGGAGAAGGGGCCAGACTGGCCCTTTTGGATAAGGATAAGCGTTTAGAAGCTAAAGAGGCTGCTTCCTTTGTTAAATTTGTTGAGACAGCGGCGGAAGCAGATTTTCAGAAACATTTTTTTGAGGCTATGTATTTCCCCCATGCTAAAGACTCCTTCCCCCATATGCAGAATATTCTTGACGGAGAAGAAAAATGA
- the pylSc gene encoding pyrrolysine--tRNA(Pyl) ligase large subunit translates to MSFLWTVSQQKRLSELNASEEEKNMSFSSTSDREAAYKRVEMRLINESKQRLNKLRHETKRPAICALENRLAAALRGAGFVQVATPVILSKKLLGKMTITDEHALFSQVFWIEENKCLRPMLAPNLYYILKDLLRLWEKPVRIFEIGSCFRKESQGSNHLNEFTMLNLVEWGLPEEQRQKRISELAKLVMDETGIDEYHLEHAESVVYGETVDVMHRDIELGSGALGPHFLDGRWGVVGPWVGIGFGLERLLMVEQGGQNVRSMGKSLTYLDGVRLNI, encoded by the coding sequence ATGTCATTTTTATGGACTGTGTCGCAACAAAAAAGACTTAGTGAATTAAACGCTTCCGAAGAAGAGAAAAATATGAGCTTTTCTTCGACGTCAGACAGGGAAGCAGCTTATAAAAGAGTTGAGATGCGGTTGATTAATGAAAGCAAACAGCGTTTGAATAAACTAAGACACGAAACCAAAAGACCTGCCATTTGTGCTTTGGAAAATCGCCTGGCGGCAGCCCTGAGGGGTGCAGGTTTTGTGCAAGTTGCAACGCCCGTTATACTTTCTAAAAAGTTGTTGGGGAAGATGACTATTACTGATGAGCATGCACTTTTCTCACAGGTCTTTTGGATTGAAGAAAATAAATGCCTGCGTCCCATGCTTGCCCCGAACTTGTATTATATTCTAAAGGATTTGTTGAGGCTCTGGGAAAAACCGGTTCGCATCTTTGAGATTGGCTCTTGTTTTCGCAAGGAATCACAGGGCAGCAATCATTTAAATGAATTTACTATGCTTAACCTGGTTGAATGGGGCTTGCCGGAAGAACAGCGCCAGAAGAGGATCAGTGAATTGGCTAAATTAGTAATGGATGAAACCGGTATTGATGAATACCATTTGGAACACGCGGAATCAGTAGTCTATGGTGAAACCGTGGATGTTATGCATAGAGACATAGAATTGGGTTCCGGCGCTCTTGGCCCGCACTTTCTTGATGGGCGCTGGGGCGTTGTTGGTCCCTGGGTAGGCATTGGTTTTGGCCTGGAACGCCTGCTTATGGTTGAACAGGGCGGACAGAATGTTCGCAGCATGGGCAAAAGCCTGACTTATTTGGACGGGGTAAGGCTAAATATCTGA